From Penicillium digitatum chromosome 5, complete sequence, one genomic window encodes:
- a CDS encoding kinesin, translating to MVSNNLNNTTCAMKRAFSDLQEPQELNGDAQLEMSISSPSYTPRYRYYAMIFIDDEGNLQVQESQSVQDRGPSVFTPESRPNHRTYRSVKCLKSSHLLESPSSRHFAEHDSDHEDFDNSASMVSLRIGDTSKVTAYYERAYREFQQLNCRAIAKEFIRAIEPLKQVKHPYNGKTPVGSASGTERNPEATKPNWWPPGVMHKEPDHLKKEYRLQLLVHITCKLGSHGITIDMLKQVARGIERKLPDPQRAEVIYEILRVRNMQEKFEKDENVIVKVYPFKGKEDKPINTVNPSTEEPHHHDEQGPMAVKPIKPKFPLLNTLAEAQSSAPTHYLPRSLSGYNMWSQCSNLSSQPMFSTTAETIGANYNSIPDCPIGNPFAASHNFDRYTKSPHPHDSNSYDMAHPHYCTHMDSMEGTSSFIGN from the exons ATGGTTTCCAACAATTTGAACAATACAACTTGTGCTATGAAGAGGGCTTTCTCAGATCTCCAGGAGCCTCAGGAATTGAATGGTGATGCTCAGCTTGAGATGTCTATCTCTTCCCCATCATACACCCCACGCTACAGATACTATGCGATGATATTCATCGATGATGAGGGCAATCTCCAAGTCCAAGAATCTCAATCTGTTCAGGACCGTGGGCCCAGTGTGTTCACTCCGGAG AGTCGGCCCAATC ACCGAACATACCGCTCAGTGAAATGCCTCAAGAGCAGTCATCTCCTCGAGTCCCCTTCCAGTAGGCATTTTGCTGAGCATGACTCCGACCACGAGGATTTCGACAACTCCGCTAGCATGGTTTCTCTTAGAATTGGAGATACTTCAAAGGTAACGGCTTACTATGAGCGCGCTTATCGCGAGTTTCAACAGCTGAACTGCCGTGCAATTGCCAAGGAATTCATCCGTGCCATTGAGCCATTGAAGCAAGTTAAACATCCATATAATGGAAAGACACCGGTAGGATCCGCATCTGGCACTGAAAGGAATCCGGAAGCGACTAAGCCAAATTGGTGGCCTCCAGGTGTTATGCACAAGGAGCCTGATCACCTGAAGAAAGAGT ACCGCCTCCAACTGCTGGTTCACATTACCTGCAAGCTTGGTAGCCATGGTATTACGATCGATATGCTGAAGCAAGTCGCAAGAGGCATAGAGCGAAAGTTGCCGGACCCCCAGCGCGCCGAGGTAATCTATGAGATCCTTCGGGTTCGAAACATGCAGGAAAAATTCGAGAAAG ATGAAAATGTGATCGTGAAAGTCTACCCTTTCAAGGGCAAAGAAGACAAGCCCATCAACACAGTCAACCCCTCCACTGAAGAACCTCACCACCACGACGAGCAAGGGCCAATGGCAGTGAAGCCTATCAAGCCAAAATTTCCTCTTTTGAACACACTAGCCGAGGCTCAGTCTTCAGCGCCCACACATTATCTCCCGAGAAGTCTCAGCGGTTATAATATGTGGTCCCAATGCAGCAACTTGTCATCGCAGCCTATGTTCAGTACGACTGCGGAAACAATCGGGGCAAATTACAATTCAATTCCCGACTGCCCCATTGGAAACCCTTTCGCAGCGTCCCACAATTTCGATCGCTACACTAAGTCTCCACATCCTCATGACTCCAACTCATACGACATGGCTCACCCCCACTACTGCACACATATGGATTCCATGGAAGGGACCAGCTCTTTTATAGGCAATTAA
- a CDS encoding Polyketide synthase, enoylreductase yields MTTQSAIIVQGPGCATLAENVPLPVLPDDYILVKTKAVALNPTDWRHIDFVPCTGATVGCDYSGIVEAIGRSVNKAFKKGDRVAGFVHGSNAVRLNGGAFAQYVIAKGDLQILIPESMSFEAASMELPIPGDQASESGDTSILIYGGATATGTLAIQLAKLSGLRVVTTCSEANRSFMFELGADAVFDYHDPLVGEQIREDTDDTLEFVLDTISTPQSAAICSAAISSAGGSYNALLDVSSAREDVDSHVSMAYDILGEPYCMGTNSISPDSTDLEFGIKWWEVAQKLLEERRIHPHPYQVKPGGLAGVLAGLQILREGKVRTSKLVYWVDESE; encoded by the exons ATGACCACTCAAAGCGCCATTATTGTCCAAGGACCTGGCTGTGCGACGCTGGCAGAAAATGTCCCCCTCCCTGTGTTGCCGGACGATTACATTCTCGTCAAAACTAAAGCTG TCGCTTTGAATCCAACGGACTGGCGCCATATTGATTTCGTGCCCTGTACCGGGGCAACCGTGGGCTGCGACTATTCGGGAATAGTAGAAGCCATAGGTCGGAGCGTCAACAAGGCTTTCAAAAAGGGTGATCGAGTTGCTGGCTTCGTACATGGTAGCAATGCCGTTCGCCTCAATGGTGGCGCATTTGCTCAGTATGTGATTGCGAAGGGCGACCTCCAAATCCTGATACCTGAGTCCATGAGCTTTGAGGCGGCA AGCATGGAACTGCCCATCCCCGGCGACCAGGCGAGCGAGTCGGGCGACACAAGTATCCTAATCTATGGAGGCGCAACGGCTACCGGTACCCTTGCTATTCAGCTAGCAAAATTATCGGGACTGCGAGTGGTAACAACATGCTCCGAAGCCAATCGCAGCTTCATGTTTGAACTTGGGGCAGACGCAGTTTTTGATTACCACGATCCCCTAGTGGGCGAACAGATCCGAGAGGATACTGATGATACTCTGGAATTTGTTCTTGATACAATCTCTACGCCGCAATCTGCTGCCATCTGCAGTGCTGCCATTTCGTCCGCAGGCGGCTCCTACAATGCCCTGTTGGATGTATCATCAGCGCGAGAGGACGTTGATTCGCATGTCTCGATGGCGTATGATATCCTGGGAGAGCCTTACTGCATGGGAACGAACAGCATATCTCCTGATAGTACTGATCTTGAGTTCGGCATCAAATGGTGGGAAGTAGCGCAGAAACTACTTGAGGAGCGCCGCattcatcctcatccataTCAGGTGAAGCCAGGCGGCTTGGCTGGAGTGTTGGCCGGTCTTCAGATTCTGCGGGAAGGCAAAGTCCGAACCTCCAAGCTAGTGTATTGGGTCGATGAATCCGAGTAG
- a CDS encoding uncharacterized protein (putative transposable element), translating into MTKIQKVRTLEHNDTDPSGWKQALAYQLIPYALEWLLDSNIPRPHKSHTSFGRWKYWSRLVASWMYNQIDVTLQNKLRNLSKMPKYADQLYDELMSMTQGSDRMQTAFIEMRKFDKMKRSDYNSASEYIEEYQRQYHVLARFKAAPHPSHGLSQVLQNIELEVMKVQFIREEVASLEPKKLTLDKVEEYWRALQAAADMEGVVNATYNNNAGRGRGNGRGGRGGNRGGRGGHNNNGHNDDNTQSNKDTNAVEDDTATAKKKKKKGLRKQPADGKDIHEYANEMRNGTQKDDNNMCSFCGFGPHTAKRCAYLSENPPVSWEPSGNLWAYSKAIHRAQRQDGQNNMVVAAANSVDRRNDWLLDTGSDKTLTHDIEDFHTYQLDHPDTAYAYKDYSGNRVVTLGHGQIIVRTALPGRNGKTHSFMTTGYYTQGGHGKLLGMQKLLEEQDISYDTRTKYLTNGEGDIVGYADTSTGVPYLVSPKDDDDPNEVKSDIDSDSDDEEIGFVNKVTAYEIHRRLGHAGKARIASTLQHAEQLGDDEQYGSEHFDCDACFQGKSKLKISRQPQARVQDVAWKFHVDTQPMKPTGPNGENYWLPVVDDASRLIEGIMLKNKSDAYYKLTAFCEKIKLLTGRYPGIWRMDGGTEFKEFIKWGEKHGMTFEITPPYTAEPNGTVERFGGHINDIQRTMIIDAKMTEEMWPYATDTAIYIYNRLINPKTKISPLTHWRQELEIPNAEPSLKHLKPWGTTAYVHIPKPKRIQARKAAPRAWKGKLVGYEGDGGHVYKVWDPATRKLVVSRDVGFPQPGDDDNDDTGSMLVNGVPTDPKDPDGDDDVVGFMPVSLTQDDEISKPEIKQRQMVRTLPVQTPTRLTKQAPVTPSTIHLVGVCTGS; encoded by the exons atgaccaaaatccagaaagttcggacactggaacacaatgacactgatccaagtggttggaaacaggcactggcttaccagctgatcccatatgcattggaatggttgttagacagcaacattcccagacctcacaagtcgcatacttcattcggaagatggaagtactggtctcgcttggttgctagctggatgtacaaccagatcgacgtcaccctacagaacaaactacgcaacctgtccaagatgcctaaatacgccgatcaactgtatgacgaactcatgtcaatgacacaaggaagtgatcggatgcagacagcgtttatcgagatgcggaagtttgacaagatgaaacgatcggactacaactcggcaagcgagtacattgaggaataccagcgacagtaccacgtgctagctagattcaaagcagcaccacacccatcacacggcttatcacaagttcttcaaaacattgaactggaagtcatgaaagtacagttcattagggaggaagttgcaagtctggagcctaagaaactcaccctcgacaaggtggaggagtactggagagcacttcaagcagcagctgacatggaaggtgtcgttaatgctacttacaacaacaatgccggccgaggccgaggcaatggaagaggtggtcgtggaggaaaccgaggtggccgaggtggtcacaacaacaacggtcacaatgacgacaacacccaatccaacaaagataccaatgccgtcgaggatgatacagctaccgctaaaaagaagaagaagaagggtcttcgcaagcagcctgccgatggcaaagacattcatgaatacgcaaatgagatgcgtaatggcacacaaaaggatgacaacaacatgtgctcattctgtggctttggaccacacactgcgaagagatgtgcctatctcagtgagaaccctccagtttcgtgggaaccgtccggcaacctctgggcctattcaaaggcaatccacagagcccaacgtcaagatggacaaaacaatatggttgttgcagctgccaattctgttgataggaggaacgattggttgcttgacactggatctgacaagacattgacgcatgacatcgaagactttcacacataccaactggatcatcctgacactgcctatgcgtacaaagactactctggcaatagagttgtcacgctaggtcatggtcaaatcattgtgagaactgctctgccagggagaaatggtaagacgcactcgtttatgacaactggttactatacccaaggaggacacggcaagctattaggcatgcaaaagcttcttgaagagcaagacatctcttatgacacacgtactaagtatctcacaaatggtgagggtgacattgtggggtatgcagatacatcaactggtgtcccgtaccttgtcagtccaaaagacgacgatgaccccaatgaggtcaaatctgacatagattccgattctgatgatgaagaaattggattcgtgaacaaagtgactgcatacgagatccaccgacgtctcggacatgctggaaaagcacgaattgcctccacattacaacatgctgaacagctaggtgatgatgaacaatacggctcggagcatttcgactgtgatgcctgtttccaaggtaaatcaaagctcaaaatttctcgtcaaccacaggcaagggtgcaggatgtggcatggaaattccacgtagatacacaaccaatgaagcctaccggaccaaatggagagaactactggttgccagtcgtcgacgatgcatctcgactgatcgagggaatcatgttgaagaacaaaagtgatgcctactataagcttactgcgttctgtgaaaagatcaaattgctcactggcagatacccaggcatctggcgaatggatggtggcacagagttcaaagagttcatcaaatggggtgagaagcatggtatgactttcgagatcacaccaccatacactgctgaaccaaatggcactgtggagcgcttcggtggacatatcaacgacatccagagaacgatgattattgatgcaaagatgacggaagagatgtggccatatgcgacagacacagccatctacatctacaacagactgatcaatccgaaaaccaagatctcgccgctaacacattggcgtcaagagctcgagattccaaacgcagagccttctttgaagcaccttaaaccatggggaacaactgcatacgttcatattccgaagcctaagaggattcaggctaggaaagcagcacccagagcatggaaaggaaagctcgttggttatgagggggacggtggtcatgtttacaaagtatgggatccagctactaggaaactagtggtatctcgtgatgttggctttccacaacccggagatgacgataacgatgatacgggatcaatgctagtcaacggagtacctacCGATCCAAAGGACCCAGatggagatgacgatgtcGTCGGATTCATGCCTGTCTCACTAACACAAGACGatgagatctcgaagccagagATTAAACAACGACAGATGGTACGTACGCTACCGGTACAGACGCCTACACGATTGACTAAACAGGCACCTGTCACGCCGTCTACAATTCATCTTGTAGGCGTCTGTACCGGTAGC TGA
- a CDS encoding putative RNA-directed DNA polymerase from transposon X-element yields MEAEPTISGIRSIFRELRNEARLRWWDTVSQKLSQWYRRWSDTYEIDSLPELELRRPALHRWLALRSSHGDFDWYHRKFNHEDAKLDCSCGRRKSPEHLALCHKTQRSFRHWPKRPPTPPTDRTEAVAYLRSLDPKQFVELLELTSFYSRVCTR; encoded by the coding sequence atggaagccgaacccacgattagcgggatccgatccatcttccgggaacttcggaacgaggctcgcttgcgctggtgggacacggtctctcaaaaactctcccagtggtaccgacgctggtcagacacctacgagattgattcactgccggaactcgaactccgacgaccagcgctccaccgctggcttgccctccgctcgtcgcatggcgacttcgactggtaccaccgcaagttcaaccacgaagacgccaaactcgactgctcatgcggccgccgaaagtcaccagagcacctcgctctctgccacaaaacccagaggtctttccgacactggccaaaacgccccccgacacctccaaccgacaggacagaggcagtcgcctaccttcgcagcctggaccccaagcagtttgttgaactactggagctcacaagcttctactcgcgggtctgcacgaggtaa
- a CDS encoding MAP Kinase Interacting Kinase, which translates to MSKDCARKELRITQRITQANAADEGRSFVRTLLDSFDLPGPYGNHICMVFDPLYEPLWMLKERFQGGVLPPDVLRTVIRMVVMGLHYLHTQCHVIHTDLKSDNILMALRDHSVLDAVVRDEIEDPLPQKISDDRTIYLSRNDFGFQANSLGRPVITDFGLSVCGDKAPHNHSIQPNGFRAPEVIIGASWDYSVDIWNLGALIWELLCGTGPFDYSTSSSDSTYSEEKHLASIISLIGPPPEDMLGRGSQSSRYFNDDGQFKFPGLISKERGLEKKLTVIEGDEKQMFMNLSLDCCDGGQKIEELQRNYSLIPG; encoded by the exons ATGTCTAAAGATTGCGCCCGAAAGGAGTTACGAATCACACAGCGTATAACCCAAGCAAATGCAGCCGACGAAGGCCGGTCTTTTGTCCGCACTTTGCTTGACTCATTCGACTTGCCAGGGCCGTACGGCAACCATATTTGCATGGTCTTTGACCCCCTCTACGAGCCCTTGTGGATGCTAAAAGAGCGCTTTCAAGGGGGCGTTCTTCCACCCGATGTTCTAAGGACCGTCATTCGGATGGTCGTAATGGGCCTTCATTATCTTCACACCCAGTGTCATGTTATCCATACAG ATCTAAAGTCCGACAATATTCTAATGGCTCTTAGAGACCACTCCGTACTCGACGCGGTTGTTCGAGATGAGATAGAGGATCCACTGCCTCAGAAAATTTCCGATGATCGAACAATATATCTCTCACGCAACGACTTTGGCTTTCAAGCAAACAGTCTAGGTAGGCCAGTGATCACGGATTTTGGGCTTTCGGTTTGTGGAGACAAGGCCCCTCACAATCACTCTATTCAACCAAATGGGTTTCGAGCCCCAGAGGTTATAATTGGAGCCAGTTGGGACTATAGTGTTGATATATGGAATCTAGGCGCATTG ATCTGGGAACTGCTTTGTGGGACCGGCCCTTTTGATTATTCAACATCATCCTCAGATTCAACTTACAGCGAGGAAAAGCATTTGGCGTCTATTATCTCCTTGATCGGCCCTCCGCCAGAGGATATGCTTGGGCGAGGAAGTCAAAGTTCGCGATATTTTAATGACGATG GTCAATTCAAGTTTCCCGGTCTCATTTCGAAAGAACGAGGACTTGAAAAAAAGCTTACGGTCATCGAAGGGGATGAGAAGCAGATGTTTATGAATTTGTCTCTAGACTGCTGCGATGGCGGCCAGAAGATCGAGGAACTGCAGAGGAACTACTCTCTGATCCCTGGCTGA
- a CDS encoding Aminoglycoside phosphotransferase, which yields MSTVQENGFAKGLKTRRLLRREITYDDALDNDSNMLLQLGYRDQKLKLYLYLHRQRMQIETIVAHHLGISVDRCTVVDVEDWMHGSFNVCLQVNIDINGQECVHDKGGIPGKQYIIRFPLPFRIGENFCPGNADEKVRCEAATYAWLQENCPTVPILQLYGVGLSNGLSFTVLDNLPLFTRSLHRLRRLFSYWLGYPTPSLYVPHKQQRRKEQVRLNTPYLLIEYIKPSQGKMLSETWEQGRHDPELRSVFFPWTLTYHVGVKEGLFPTSDVLRLELMPEGTKASRYQKYRAT from the coding sequence ATGTCCACAGTGCAGGAAAATGGATTTGCAAAGGGGCTGAAAACCCGCCGCTTGCTTCGTCGGGAGATCACTTACGATGATGCACTAGATAACGACAGCAATATGCTCCTGCAGCTGGGTTACAGAGATCAAAAGCTAAAGCTCTACCTTTATCTTCATCGACAACGAATGCAAATTGAAACCATTGTCGCCCATCATCTTGGAATCTCCGTCGACAGATGCACTGTTGTTGATGTCGAGGACTGGATGCACGGAAGCTTCAACGTCTGTCTTCAAGTGAATATCGATATAAATGGCCAAGAGTGTGTTCACGATAAAGGAGGTATTCCTGGGAAGCAATACATAATTCGATTCCCTCTGCCATTTCGGATTGGAGAAAACTTTTGCCCAGGCAACGCAGATGAGAAAGTCCGCTGCGAAGCTGCGACCTATGCATGGCTCCAAGAGAATTGTCCTACCGTTCCTATCCTACAACTTTACGGGGTTGGCCTGTCGAACGGCCTGTCTTTTACCGTACTTGATAACCTGCCTCTTTTTACTCGAAGTTTGCACCGTCTACGCCGTCTATTCTCATACTGGTTAGGCTACCCGACCCCGTCACTATATGTCCCCCATAAACAACAGAGACGTAAAGAGCAGGTCAGGCTCAACACTCCTTATCTGTTGATTGAATACATCAAACCGTCGCAAGGAAAGATGCTTTCAGAAACATGGGAGCAAGGACGCCATGATCCGGAATTACGCTCTGTATTTTTTCCATGGACTCTCACGTATCATGTTGGCGTGAAAGAGGGTCTCTTCCCAACATCAGATGTTCTTCGACTTGAATTGATGCCTGAAGGCACCAAGGCATCAAGGTACCAGAAGTACCGAGCCACGTGA
- a CDS encoding Amino acid/polyamine transporter I, translating into MADHDLEGNQEKHSNGESPQQPELQRRLKSRHLQMIAMGGAIGTGLFIGSGSAIATAGPVGALIAFTFLGSIVFSVMIALGEVATYLPIPGAFATYATRLVDPSLGFAMGWIYWFSWASTFALELTATGLIIQYWDDTIPMAVFIAVFWVIIIILNMFPVSCYGEVEFWLSSIKIITVVGFMIFAICINAGAGREGYLGFRYWVHPGPFRPYLIEDSGQDALAKFVGFWAILIKAGFSYQGTELVGIAAGETENPRKNIPSAIRKTFFRIVFFFVFTIFFVGIVVPSNDKRLTSDDSGTNADASPFVIAAKRAGVNVLPSIINAVLLTVVLSAANSNVYSGSRILVGLAHEGFAPRLFLKTTQHGVPHVSVGFTALFGLLGFLNVSNSGATVFNWLIQIAGLAGFITWASLNICHLAFMRALAAQAIPRATLPYKAPWQPFFSWYGLFFNSLIIITQGFTAFIPTFSVTDFFINYLSLILFAVLYIGHKVAFRPTFVKPAEADIDTGRCEE; encoded by the exons ATGGCCGATCACGACCTTGAAGGCAATCAAGAAAAACATAGCAATGGCGAGTCACCCCAACAGCCAGAATTGCAGCGAAGGCTCAAAAGCCGACATCTACAGATGATCGCAATGG GAGGTGCCATCGGCACAGGTCTTTTTATAGGTAGTGGGAGTGCCATTGCTACTGCAGGCCCTGTTGGCGCCCTAATTGCATTCACCTTCCTTGGATCAATCGTGTTTTCAGTCATGATCGCCTTGGGTGAGGTGGCCACCTACCTACCGATCCCAGGAGCCTTTGCCACATATGCGACGCGCCTGGTCGATCCTAGCTTAGGCTTTGCGATGGGTTGGATTTACTGGTTTTCATGGGCCTCGACATTTGCCCTGGAGTTGACTGCCACTGGCCTCATCATACAATATTGGGATGACACGATCCCAATGGCGGTATTTATTGCCGTGTTTTGGGTTATCATTATCATACTGAATATGTTTCCTGTGAGCTGCTACGGTGAAGTTGAATTTTGGCTTTcaagcatcaagatcatcacCGTGGTCGGGTTTATGATATTCGCGATTTGCATTAATGCCGGGGCTGGTAGAGAGGGTTATCTGGGATTCAGATACTGGGTGCATCCAGGCCCATTCCGCCCTTATCTAATTGAGGACTCTGGACAAGATGCTCTGGCTAAGTTTGTCGGATTCTGGGCCATTTTGATCAAAGCTGGGTTTTCATACCAAGGCACCGAGCTTGTCGGTATTGCTGCGGGTGAAACAGAAAACCCTCGAAAGAACATCCCCTCTGCGATTCGCAAGACCTTTTTTCGGATCGTGTTTTTCTTTGTGTTTACGATTTTCTTCGTCGGCATCGTCGTGCCATCTAATGACAAACGCCTTACGTCTGATGACAGCGGTACAAATGCGGATGCGTCCCCCTTTGTCATTGCTGCAAAACGTGCGGGTGTCAACGTCCTGCCTAGTATTATCAATGCAGTCCTGCTCACAGTGGTCCTTTCCGCTGCCAACTCGAACGTATATAGCGGCAGTCGAATTCTCGTCGGCTTGGCCCATGAGGGGTTCGCTCctcgccttttcttgaaaaCAACCCAACACGGCGTGCCCCATGTGAGTGTGGGCTTCACAGCACTCTTTGGCCTACTGGGCTTCCTCAATGTATCAAATTCCGGAGCCACCGTTTTCAACTGGTTGATCCAGATTGCTGGCCTAGCCGGTTTCATTACCTGGGCATCTCTTAACATTTGCCATCTTGCCTTCATGAGAGCGTTGGCTGCGCAAGCCATTCCACGTGCTACTCTCCCATATAAGGCTCCCTGGCAACCTTTTTTCTCTTGGTATGGCTTGTTCTTCAACTCGCTTATCATCATCACGCAGGGCTTCACTGCTTTCATTCCGACATTCAGCGTTACCGACTTTTTCATCAACTACCTCAGTCTGATCTTGTTTGCCGTACTATACATTGGCCATAAGGTTGCTTTTCGGCCGACGTTTGTGAAGCCTGCCGAAGCTGATATTGACACTGGGCGATGCGAGGAATAA
- a CDS encoding kinase-like protein has translation MSGHPVLLSPEGTSRIITLGGAGCIHQICNDHDHVLKAPLRHNTQGCSEKTIKSVEGREEFSELCLTREKLVYQNLPQNHPNILNYFAITDQGIQLPYLRNGDVRSYSQNNPIDMKTRNRWIENAIDAISTIHACGIVHSDISPRNFLVADDLSIRLCDFAGSRINDLDSLVEEETRYRLPSHFRTTTTDIFALGSFIYEVSTGSLPFADIEDDDQIERMFTERKFPNLEALEHRDVISKCWNAQYASADLIRADLHHRKPTEHSLNYRNRLLLSTSMIIGIGYFMWMYSARKRF, from the coding sequence ATGAGCGGGCATCCTGTTTTACTAAGCCCCGAAGGCACCTCTCGCATCATCACACTCGGGGGTGCTGGATGTATCCACCAAATATGCAATGATCATGACCATGTTCTCAAGGCCCCTCTGAGACACAATACCCAGGGCTGCAGTGAGAAGACGATCAAATCCGTGGAGGGAAGAGAGGAATTCTCGGAGTTATGTTTAACCCGGGAAAAGCTCGTTTATCAAAATCTTCCACAAAACCATCCCAACATCCTAAATTATTTCGCTATTACCGATCAAGGAATTCAACTCCCATACCTAcgaaatggagatgtccgCAGCTACTCTCAAAATAATCCAATCGACATGAAAACGCGAAATCGATGGATTGAGAACGCCATCGATGCCATTTCCACCATTCATGCGTGTGGTATTGTTCATTCCGATATCAGCCCGCGCAACTTTCTTGTGGCTGATGATCTCTCGATTCGATTATGCGACTTTGCTGGGTCCAGAATCAATGATCTAGACTCTCTTGTAGAGGAGGAGACTCGGTACCGATTACCATCGCATTTTCGAACTACAACAACTGATATCTTTGCTCTTGGATCTTTCATCTATGAGGTCTCCACTGGCTCGCTACCCTTTGCTGACATCGAAGACGATGATCAGATTGAGAGGATGTTTACTGAGCGGAAATTTCCCAATCTTGAGGCTCTTGAACATCGTGACGTGATCTCCAAATGTTGGAACGCCCAATATGCCAGTGCTGATTTAATAAGAGCCGATCTTCATCACCGAAAGCCGACAGAGCACTCCTTGAACTATCGCAATAGATTGCTCCTTTCTACGTCTATGATAATTGGTATAGGTTATTTCATGTGGATGTACAGCGCAAGGAAGAGATTCTGA
- a CDS encoding uncharacterized protein (related to M.genitalium alanine--tRNA ligase) produces the protein MRSSRLLKWRRVQKMETLQDLIPSLPAAPLTSPLFTVFPAEIRNRIYTFALESEDVLTDDRSRSLYKQNAFYYRPGYKQPKRIQTALLQTCQQIYAEASLLPSAVNEHTFWFYRSPPHVKDASSPLNYFRKMAPKQRAQVQHLHLFTQQYFLEDDHWSQIWDGLKIGDDGSNLRKGCSIAPKKMTITFRHTDWWYWENDELLGIDPFRPGRTCAADMGQVVSPQSAARSWGNQFSSLPCLEELVIEFETIMRKRDQLNAIIQQALEWKFPIQADKSLYLVAEPKSKSVYTWSGAKEADLKRQTPAWPVDTEAGLESQPGPEQDPAHTAPALVPFDHQSNSGTSGDISLGNLTHHNENAEMYYVVFLTWRKQRVQE, from the coding sequence ATGCGTTCGAGTCGACTATTAAAATGGCGCCGTGTACAGAAAATGGAGACTCTCCAGGACCTTATTCCATCTCTACCTGCAGCTCCATTGACATCTCCTCTATTTACCGTCTTTCCCGCCGAAATCCGCAATCGCATCTATACGTTTGCCCTTGAGTCCGAGGATGTTCTCACAGACGACCGTTCTCGCTCCCTCTATAAGCAAAATGCTTTCTACTACCGGCCCGGATACAAGCAGCCCAAGCGCATCCAGACTGCACTCCTCCAGACATGCCAGCAAATCTACGCTGAGGCGTCCCTCCTCCCATCGGCAGTAAATGAACATACATTTTGGTTCTATCGATCTCCGCCACATGTCAAGGATGCCTCGTCACCGCTGAATTATTTTCGCAAGATGGCCCCAAAACAGCGGGCTCAGGTGCAGCATTTACACCTGTTCACTCAGCAGTATTTTCTAGAAGACGATCATTGGTCTCAGATATGGGACGGGCTAAAGATAGGCGACGACGGGAGCAATTTACGCAAGGGGTGCAGCATCGCTCCGAAGAAAATGACCATCACGTTTCGCCATACGGACTGGTGGTACTGGGAGAACGATGAGCTTCTAGGCATCGATCCGTTCCGGCCTGGGAGAACCTGCGCTGCCGATATGGGCCAGGTTGTTTCCCCACAATCCGCAGCGCGATCATGGGGGAATCAATTTAGCTCTCTTCCTTGTCTTGAGGAGTTGGTCATCGAGTTCGAGACAATTATGCGGAAGAGGGACCAGCTAAATGCCATCATACAACAAGCTCTCGAGTGGAAATTTCCCATACAGGCTGACAAGAGCTTGTATCTGGTTGCTGAGCCCAAGTCGAAGAGCGTATATACTTGGTCTGGGGCGAAAGAGGCGGATTTGAAAAGACAGACACCTGCATGGCCGGTTGATACTGAGGCCGGGTTGGAATCGCAACCCGGCCCGGAACAAGACCCGGCTCATACGGCCCCGGCGTTGGTGCCATTTGATCATCAATCCAACTCGGGCACAAGCGGCGACATAAGTCTTGGAAATCTCACCCATCATAACGAAAATGCGGAGATGTACTATGTTGTCTTCTTGACTTGGAGGAAGCAGCGAGTCCAGGAATAG